From Micromonas commoda chromosome 3, complete sequence, a single genomic window includes:
- a CDS encoding predicted protein, translating to MVIRVSNDVLVVPPFDCAWLSSPDAESLTTASSEGGEGIVVSFDAKADSDVTVILKGRRTSKSELDSRPARRLDHWSGRQDDPAKVDASTYLVIIGSHRNSACVIEKNGRVVELAKGPAVPLLPARGRDAFTRCFVSWYPKRGALVVGVGEHLRHAWVDPEPHTDPICEIGLSTWDDYAQYRDIEVRALDPDGGSRVNSWSATPADSPRGGRRPAPPPAVADVENLRGATRCARCCRTFGSPR from the exons ATGGTAATCAGAGTCTCGAacgacgtgctcgtcgtGCCCCCGTTCGACTGCGCGTGGCTCTCGAGCCCTGACGCGGAGAGCCTGaccaccgcgagctccgaGGGTGGCGAAGGCATCGTGGTGTCcttcgacgccaaggctgacaGCGACGTCACCGTGATCCTCAAAGGTCGCCGCACGTCCAAGTCGGAGTTGGActcgaggcccgcgcggcggctcgaccACTGGTCGGGGCGACAGGACGACCCGGCCAAGGTCGACGCGTCAACCTACCTCGTCATAATCGGCAGCCATCGCAACTCCGCGTGCGTCATCGAGAAGAacgggcgcgtcgtggaGCTCGCGAAAGGGCCGGCCGTGCCGCTGCTTCCCGCGCGAGGCCGCGATGCGTTCACCAGGTGCTTCGTCAGCTGGTACCccaagcgcggcgcgctcgtcgtgggcgtcgggGAACACCTCCGGCACGCGTGGGTCGACCCGGAACCGCACACCGACCCCATCTGCGAGATCGGCCTGTCCACCTGGGACGACTACGCGCAGTATCGAGACATCGAGGTGAGGGCGCTGGACCCCGATGGCGGATCCAGGGTCAACTCGtggtccgcgacgcccgcggactcgccgcgcggaggccgccgccccgcgccgccccccgcggttGCGGACGTCGAGAACCTCC gcggggcgacgaggtgcgcgaggtgTTGCCGCACGTTCGGTTCCCCACGCTGA
- a CDS encoding predicted protein gives MAMKTTIWRPNVRVTLDEYGEVEDTERGGEEVTKQGTKRKRAPRPKGPCEHGVKYRSRCKVCGACPHGKRRCYCKECGGASICEHGRQRSHCKECGGASICEHGRQRHQCKECGGSGICEHGRHRFSCKECGGSGICEHGRIRSACKECGGGSFCEHGRQRSICKECGGAGICEHSRRRSQCKECGGGSICQHGRRRSQCKDCRGERL, from the coding sequence ATGGCGATGAAGACGACGATCTGGCGGCCGAACGTGAGAGTGACGCTCGACGAGTATGGCGAAGTCGAGGACACGGAGCGAGGTGGAGAGGAGGTGACGAAGcaggggacgaagcggaagagagcccctcGCCCGAAGGGGccgtgcgagcacggggtgaagtatCGGTCGCGATGCAAGGTGTGCGgcgcttgtccgcacgggaagAGGCGCTGTtattgcaaggagtgcggtggtgcatcaatctgcgagcacggccgtcagcgctctcattgcaaggagtgcggcggtgcatcaatctgcgagcacggtcgtcagcgccatcagtgcaaggagtgcggtgggtctggaatctgcgagcacggtcgtcaccgCTTTagctgcaaggagtgcggtgggtctggaatctgcgagcacggtcgtatacgctctgcatgcaaggagtgcggtggcgGCTCgttctgcgagcacggtcgtcagcgctctatatgcaaggagtgcggtggggctggaatctgcgagcacagccgtcggcgctctcagtgcaaggagtgcggtgggggctcaatctgccagcacggtcgtcggcgctctcagtgcaaggactGTCGAGGCGAACGTCTGTAA